Part of the Longimicrobiaceae bacterium genome is shown below.
GAGCATCGACGTGTTCGCCACGGGCGGCATCGGCGGCGTGCACCGCGGCGAGGCGCGCGACGTGTCGGCCGATCTCACCGAGCTGGGGCGCACGCCCACGCTGATCGTCTGTGCGGGCGCCAAGTCGATCCTGGACCTGGCCGCCACCCGCGAGGCGCTGGAGACGGCGGGCGTGCTGCTGGTGGGCTTCGGAACGGACGAGCTGCCCGCGTTCTACTCGCGCGAGAGCGGCATTCCGGTGGACGTGCGGGTGGACGATGCGGGTGAGGCCGCGGCGCTGTGGCGCGCGCACAGATCCATGGGGCTGCCGGGCGCCATGCTCGTCTGCGTCCCCCCGCCCGCCCAGCACGCGCTGCCGGCGGACGAGGTGGAGAAGGCAATCGGAGATGCGCTGCGGGCGGCGGACGACGAGGGCATCCGCGGCAAGGACGTGACGCCGTTCCTGCTCCGCGCCGTCGCCACGGCCACGGGCGGCCGCTCGCTGGAGGCGAACGTGGCGCTGCTGCTGAACAACGCCCGCGTGGGCGCCGCCATCGCCTCGGCGCTCGCGGACCGGTGAGCACCGCGCCGGGCGCCTCCGCGAGCAAGGACGCGGTCCGCGCCGAGGCCCGCGCCCGCCTCCGCGCCATCCCGCCCGCCGAGCGTGCGGTGGCGGAGCGCGAGATCGCCCGCCGCGTGTGGACGGTGCCGGAGATCGCGGCGGCGCGGACGCTGCTCGTCTTCGCCTCCCTCCCCGGCGAGGTGCACACG
Proteins encoded:
- a CDS encoding pseudouridine-5'-phosphate glycosidase; this encodes MQLRAGGPVVALESTVLAHGLPRPRNLEVGRAMEAAVREGGAMPATIGVIAGEAVIGLSDAEVEHMSTADGVLKLSTRDLAVPVARGVDGATTVAATMWLAHHASIDVFATGGIGGVHRGEARDVSADLTELGRTPTLIVCAGAKSILDLAATREALETAGVLLVGFGTDELPAFYSRESGIPVDVRVDDAGEAAALWRAHRSMGLPGAMLVCVPPPAQHALPADEVEKAIGDALRAADDEGIRGKDVTPFLLRAVATATGGRSLEANVALLLNNARVGAAIASALADR